The Setaria italica strain Yugu1 unplaced genomic scaffold, Setaria_italica_v2.0 scaffold_63, whole genome shotgun sequence genome includes a window with the following:
- the LOC101752867 gene encoding uncharacterized protein LOC101752867 — MLPSKRGADDLTRFSADNKRTCSGQEATDFLDIWRDLGVEVASKVSRSVVSIGLSDGQNVPYASSGVVIECQSSFTKFVTSASLVRALHDSETNDHRFKYSMKKMWP, encoded by the exons CCAAGTAAGAGGGGTGCTGATGATCTTACAAGATTCTCAGCTGACAATAAAAGAACTTGCAGTGGACAAGAGGCAACTGATTTTTTAG ATATCTGGAGGGATCTGGGTGTGGAAGTTGCATCAAAGGTGTCTAGAAGTGTTGTCTCAATTGGTTTGTCCGATG GGCAAAATGTGCCATATGCATCCTCTGGCGTAGTTATAGAATGCCAGTCTTCCTTCACAAAGTTTGTGACTTCAGCAAGTTTGGTTAGAGCTTTACATGATTCTGAAACAAATGACCATAGGTTTAAG TACAGCATGAAGAAGATGTGGCCATAG